From a single Miscanthus floridulus cultivar M001 chromosome 8, ASM1932011v1, whole genome shotgun sequence genomic region:
- the LOC136473691 gene encoding oligopeptide transporter 4-like, with translation MRKYSDIPAWWFHSLMALSIAVALLLCTVLNHEVQLQWWGLIFACGMAFIFTLPISIITTTINQSPGLNVITEYVMGLIKPGYPIANVCFKTYGYMSMQQAVAFLSDFKLGHYMKIPPKSMFLVQFVGTIVAGMVNIGTAWWLLGSIHGICSDSLPADSPWTCPSDRVFFDASVIWGLVGPRRIFGPEGNYGALNWFFLMGLAGPVIVYGFHRMFPNHKWIPLINLPVFGATAAMPPATAVNYNSWLLVGTIFNFFVFRYRKMWWTRYNYILSAALDAGVAFMGVALYFSLTMQNKSIDCWRALPSCQVSYR, from the exons ATGAGGAAGTATAGTGACATCCCAGCGTGGTGGTTTCATTCGCTGATGGCTCTATCAATTGCAGTGGCCCTCCTCCTTTGTACTGTACTGAACCACGAGGTCCAGCTCCAGTGGTGGGGCCTCATCTTCGCGTGTGGCATGGCATTCATCTTCACCCTTCCCATCAGCATCATCACTACGACAATCAACCAG TCACCTGGTTTGAATGTGATCACCGAGTATGTCATGGGTTTGATTAAGCCGGGCTATCCCATTGCTAATGTATGCTTCAAGACCTATGGCTACATGAGTATGCAACAGGCAGTTGCCTTCCTCTCGGACTTCAAGCTTGGCCACTATATGAAGATCCCTCCGAAGTCCATGTTCCTTGTTCAG TTTGTTGGTACCATTGTGGCTGGCATGGTCAACATTGGGACGGCATGGTGGCTGCTCGGCTCCATCCACGGCATCTGCTCGGATTCACTCCCAGCAGACAGCCCTTGGACGTGTCCTAGTGATCGTGTATTCTTCGACGCATCAGTCATCTGGGGCCTTGTTGGTCCAAGGCGCATCTTTGGGCCAGAAGGGAACTACGGCGCCCTCAACTGGTTCTTCCTCATGGGCCTAGCAGGCCCAGTTATCGTATATGGTTTCCATAGGATGTTCCCCAACCATAAGTGGATACCATTGATCAATCTTCCGGTCTTTGGTGCAACAGCTGCCATGCCTCCAGCAACGGCTGTGAACTATAACTCATGGTTGCTTGTTGGCACCATCTTCAATTTCTTCGTGTTCCGGTACCGAAAGATGTGGTGGACACGGTACAATTACATTCTCTCCGCTGCCCTTGACGCCGGAGTTGCATTCATGGGGGTGGCGCTGTACTTTTCGCTGACCATGCAGAACAAGAGTATCGACTGCTGGAGAGCACTGCCCTCTTGCCAAGTGTCCTACCGCTAA